The following proteins come from a genomic window of Negativicoccus succinicivorans:
- a CDS encoding metallophosphoesterase family protein, translating to MAKRFRFIHCADLHLGTPLAIREAPSRYWEKTLREATFQAFRNIVDTAIEKRVAAIVIAGDVYNSADHSLPAQLEFSRELFRAANAGISTFIAHGNHDPVSAWQAQVPLPPTAHVFSADKVEGLPLVVENETAAMIYGRSYATMHTDGRWAPDYVRGESDPYAIAVMHTQGPKAASEGPYAPLSWDEIRQSGIDYWALGHVHTREVLSEDPYVVYPGNAQSLTAAETGPRGCYLVEVGSHGTTMLEFIATDAIRSETWEFSVTDLTDVEMFIQAVLAKRQERRQEVGKPLLVTLVVNGRGALHQVFSDPAARQSILARLNEEEEMKHIFVYCRALLDQTTAAVDWQARREIPDATGDYLRAVDRLRAMSPEERHYALRQAVAARPEWERYARYFGELSDERLETALRRAEITGAQRILGDNGDEAD from the coding sequence ATGGCGAAACGATTTCGATTTATTCACTGTGCGGATTTGCATTTAGGAACGCCGTTGGCTATCCGGGAAGCGCCGTCACGGTACTGGGAAAAAACATTGCGGGAAGCGACTTTTCAAGCGTTCCGCAACATTGTCGATACGGCGATCGAAAAGCGTGTCGCCGCGATTGTGATCGCCGGTGACGTATATAATTCGGCGGACCACAGTTTACCGGCGCAGCTGGAATTTTCGCGCGAGCTGTTTCGCGCGGCCAATGCGGGCATCAGCACGTTTATCGCGCACGGCAACCACGATCCGGTGAGCGCGTGGCAGGCGCAGGTGCCGTTGCCGCCGACCGCGCATGTGTTCAGCGCGGACAAAGTGGAAGGATTACCGCTCGTGGTGGAAAATGAAACCGCCGCGATGATTTACGGTCGAAGCTACGCGACAATGCATACGGATGGTCGCTGGGCGCCGGATTATGTGCGCGGCGAAAGCGATCCGTACGCGATCGCCGTCATGCACACGCAGGGACCGAAAGCGGCGTCGGAGGGTCCGTATGCGCCGCTCAGCTGGGACGAGATTCGTCAAAGCGGGATTGATTATTGGGCGCTCGGCCATGTGCATACGCGCGAGGTATTATCGGAAGATCCGTATGTCGTCTATCCGGGCAACGCGCAAAGTCTGACGGCGGCGGAAACCGGCCCCCGCGGCTGCTACCTTGTCGAAGTGGGCAGTCACGGCACGACGATGCTTGAATTTATCGCAACCGATGCCATTCGTTCGGAAACATGGGAGTTTTCCGTGACGGATCTGACGGACGTGGAGATGTTCATCCAAGCGGTGTTGGCAAAACGGCAGGAGCGTCGTCAGGAAGTGGGCAAACCTTTGCTCGTGACCTTGGTCGTGAACGGGCGCGGCGCGCTGCATCAGGTATTCTCCGATCCGGCGGCGCGACAGTCCATTTTGGCGCGCTTAAATGAAGAAGAAGAAATGAAACATATCTTTGTGTATTGCCGCGCTCTTTTAGATCAGACGACGGCGGCGGTCGATTGGCAGGCGCGGCGGGAGATTCCGGATGCGACGGGCGATTATCTGCGCGCGGTGGATCGACTGCGCGCCATGTCGCCGGAGGAGCGGCATTACGCGTTGCGGCAGGCCGTCGCGGCGCGACCGGAATGGGAACGCTACGCGCGTTACTTCGGCGAACTCAGCGACGAACGCTTGGAAACGGCGCTCCGTCGCGCGGAAATAACGGGTGCACAACGAATATTGGGGGACAACGGCGATGAAGCTGACTGA
- a CDS encoding argininosuccinate synthase yields the protein MSDVKKVVLAYSGGLDTSVIIPWLKENYQCEVIAVCANLGQPENFDAIEKKALKSGASKAFVLDLRQEFLEEYVWKVLQAGAVYEGKYLLGTSFARPIIAKALVDIAKQEGADAVAHGATGKGNDQVRFELTVKALAPNLTIIAPWRLWDIKSREDAIAYAEQHQVPINMYASDDPAKPKQPYPYSMDWNIWHLSHEGADLENPANAPHDDMYMVTCDPTKAPDEVTEITLGFVEGVPKTLNGKELSAVEMITELNKIGAANGIGIADIVENRLVGMKSRGVYENPGGAILFYAHRELEYLCLDRATYHFKEQADVRYAELVYDGMWYSPLREALQAFVTETQKTVTGEVGLKLYKGNIMSNGAKSPYSLYNEEFVTFGADEVYNQADAEGFINLFGLPLKIRALMQQKEQK from the coding sequence ATGTCAGACGTAAAAAAAGTAGTGCTTGCCTATTCGGGCGGGTTGGATACATCGGTGATCATTCCCTGGTTGAAAGAAAATTACCAATGCGAAGTCATCGCGGTCTGCGCCAATCTCGGCCAGCCGGAAAATTTTGACGCCATTGAAAAAAAGGCGCTGAAAAGCGGTGCGTCGAAAGCGTTTGTTTTGGATCTGCGTCAGGAATTTTTGGAAGAGTACGTATGGAAGGTGCTGCAAGCGGGCGCGGTGTACGAAGGCAAATACCTGCTCGGCACTTCCTTCGCGCGGCCGATCATCGCCAAAGCGCTGGTCGATATCGCCAAACAGGAAGGCGCCGACGCGGTGGCGCACGGCGCGACGGGCAAAGGCAATGACCAGGTGCGGTTCGAACTGACGGTGAAAGCGCTCGCGCCGAATCTCACCATTATCGCGCCGTGGCGTTTGTGGGATATCAAGTCGCGGGAAGACGCGATCGCTTACGCGGAACAACATCAGGTGCCGATCAACATGTACGCGAGCGACGATCCGGCGAAACCGAAACAGCCGTACCCGTACAGCATGGACTGGAACATTTGGCATTTATCGCATGAAGGCGCCGATTTGGAAAATCCGGCGAACGCGCCGCATGATGATATGTACATGGTGACTTGCGATCCGACCAAAGCGCCGGACGAAGTGACGGAAATCACGCTGGGCTTTGTGGAAGGCGTGCCGAAAACGCTGAACGGCAAAGAACTTTCGGCGGTCGAAATGATCACCGAGTTAAATAAAATCGGCGCGGCCAACGGTATCGGCATCGCGGATATCGTCGAAAATCGTCTCGTCGGTATGAAGTCGCGCGGCGTATATGAAAATCCGGGCGGCGCGATTTTGTTCTACGCGCATCGCGAGTTGGAATACCTCTGCCTCGATCGCGCGACCTACCATTTCAAAGAACAGGCGGACGTGCGCTATGCGGAACTCGTGTACGACGGCATGTGGTATTCACCGCTGCGCGAAGCCTTGCAGGCATTCGTGACGGAAACGCAGAAAACCGTGACGGGCGAAGTCGGCTTGAAATTGTACAAGGGCAATATCATGAGCAACGGCGCGAAATCGCCGTACTCCCTCTACAATGAAGAATTCGTCACGTTCGGCGCGGACGAAGTGTACAATCAGGCGGATGCGGAAGGTTTCATCAACCTGTTCGGCTTGCCGCTCAAAATCCGCGCGCTGATGCAGCAGAAGGAGCAAAAATGA
- a CDS encoding SDR family NAD(P)-dependent oxidoreductase: MSTILLTGGAGFIGSHIAETYTRKGWRVAIVDDFSSGTMENLAAIKDAPNVTIYHADIRDRENLREIFAEVRPDVVNHHAAQKSVADSVTDPLHDLDINGRGWLNVLLAAGEYGVKNIIYVSSGGALSKIIEGDEKSQEIDPPQLISPYAIHKYAGEQYLANYQEKYGYEYTILRYANVYGPRQIPDGECGVIPIFVNNVHADRPSVLFTYPDMPRGCSRDYVHVADVVRANVMAQEKPANEPVNIGSGEEIYILDIYEKICDVFGSDAPIAIEGPREGDIRRSVLAADRARALWGWRPQVTWQEGLQSLKNE; this comes from the coding sequence ATGTCTACTATTTTATTGACCGGCGGTGCGGGCTTCATCGGGTCGCATATCGCCGAAACATATACGCGAAAAGGTTGGCGGGTGGCGATTGTCGATGATTTTTCATCCGGCACGATGGAAAACCTCGCGGCCATCAAAGACGCGCCGAATGTCACGATTTATCATGCGGATATTCGCGATCGTGAAAACTTGCGCGAGATATTCGCCGAAGTGCGTCCCGACGTGGTGAACCATCACGCGGCGCAAAAGTCCGTGGCCGATTCCGTCACGGATCCTCTTCATGATCTCGATATCAACGGCCGCGGCTGGCTGAACGTGTTGCTGGCGGCGGGGGAATACGGCGTGAAAAATATCATTTACGTCTCATCCGGCGGCGCGCTTTCCAAAATCATCGAAGGCGATGAAAAATCGCAGGAAATCGACCCGCCGCAGTTGATTTCTCCGTACGCCATTCACAAGTACGCGGGCGAGCAGTATTTGGCGAATTATCAGGAAAAATACGGCTACGAATACACGATTTTACGTTACGCGAATGTGTACGGACCGCGGCAGATTCCCGACGGTGAATGCGGCGTGATTCCGATCTTCGTGAATAATGTGCACGCCGATCGTCCTTCCGTGCTCTTTACGTATCCCGATATGCCGCGCGGTTGCTCGCGCGATTACGTGCATGTCGCTGACGTGGTGCGGGCGAACGTCATGGCGCAGGAAAAGCCGGCGAATGAGCCGGTCAACATCGGTTCGGGAGAAGAAATTTATATTCTCGATATCTATGAAAAAATTTGCGACGTTTTCGGCTCCGACGCGCCGATCGCGATCGAAGGACCGCGCGAAGGCGATATTCGCCGTTCCGTTTTGGCGGCCGATCGCGCCCGCGCGCTTTGGGGTTGGCGGCCGCAAGTGACGTGGCAGGAAGGCTTACAGTCACTGAAAAATGAATAA
- a CDS encoding RNA polymerase sigma factor produces the protein METSYLTANDIDLMTAAQDGDAIAATVLYRRYLPLIHATARTFFTRDRDELLAVIRFAFWEAVGRYDKSRGVPVAGYLKTQLRYAAWNACAKHARTDQRANGGDTDTLPLSAPPREQPDVTYDRKELYRALHAALLTLPQRQRRVIYGVFFRQQTRGELARELHCTPQAISALKRRALDALRRKLAAYAPDKP, from the coding sequence ATGGAAACTTCATATCTGACCGCGAACGACATCGACCTGATGACCGCGGCGCAAGACGGCGATGCGATCGCCGCGACCGTATTGTACCGCCGCTACCTGCCGCTTATCCACGCGACGGCGCGAACCTTTTTCACGCGCGATCGCGATGAATTGCTCGCCGTCATTCGCTTCGCTTTTTGGGAAGCCGTCGGCCGCTACGATAAAAGTCGCGGCGTGCCGGTGGCGGGATATTTGAAAACGCAGCTGCGTTACGCCGCCTGGAATGCCTGCGCGAAACACGCCCGCACGGATCAACGGGCAAACGGCGGTGACACGGACACTTTGCCGCTTTCCGCACCGCCGCGCGAACAACCGGACGTGACGTACGACAGAAAAGAACTCTATCGCGCGTTGCACGCCGCGCTCCTCACCTTGCCGCAACGTCAGCGCCGCGTGATTTACGGTGTATTCTTTCGACAACAAACGCGCGGCGAACTCGCGCGGGAACTTCATTGCACACCGCAAGCGATCAGCGCGCTCAAACGTCGGGCGCTTGACGCGTTGCGTCGAAAACTCGCCGCGTACGCGCCGGACAAGCCATAA
- a CDS encoding AAA family ATPase, which produces MKLTDLQLQRYGIYQNVSWQPPAAGLTVICGENESGKTTLLQFVRDMLFGYRRGKRRGRKGNLAVELANGRVYRIHRDEGETKVTDDRLETVIGEPADLWWNGLDRNTYEQVFAIGLEDLQGAAILAQDDVRAGFLSMQGGEQLARTQREVANAREELLVASPQGKRVINQLLNDWQKAQNDVATLAGEEEEFAAIRREQNEVDSQIKAAEEAIAALDVRDRTMDKQIGAWEYYREGIETKRRLDLCSTIEHFPADGKERWNKLVQRMADVNEQREAVQQKLAAIAPTARQDVVTLEPERDEIAALYRESERWRELRNEEIAKNEALAAWQQEFAARTEAMAAWPGTEAAKLGTVDWTKGRELAAQLLRRDNELHYWENDEPVIESAQEIKTDDVPRLTDEGEFQKWEQEGQEMLLLAREKKHLTDEIEWLETLPVKRYSAFFWLGFLLVLGALAAFYLYFTGGLGMEALYIVGGALALSLLCFYWNYRKSHQNEYRLAKLNARLAELQARQTELAQGLELAVPETESELENFRQELETARRDFYRYQTQLQAISWQAESERRQRLEHEKWAARGAKLRADREVSEEAWTKWLAAEHLPPTEATQLDLRQAQWQELFTAKGEGEILRVQLERIDRQLTSYTERTASLLQRIGETAPAAPETIIELADRYQEQMLQWQSLQEKNRRHEELSKEKALLDERWTLCENEMNALLALVNAKDAAEFVDKVSAYEECDQLRKDYERVRQNLRLYAGSEAEFNRLWLQLETGAYETWLDRRDQYERSLSQRKTELTQLRQREGALQSELARLIKDDRLTKALERRAQVETQLQAAVDDYLALVVSEYLLDEARRAYEADGKPNVIARAGQYLSQMTSGRYTLALTAEGVVQTIDSTHSTKEAAIWSSGTGDQVYLALRLALALAFGEKTEPMPIILDDIFVRFDETRQRETLRFLLAFARTRQVLLFTCHQRTAELAKEVDADNHGHYYRLRSGTISAE; this is translated from the coding sequence ATGAAGCTGACTGATTTACAATTGCAACGATACGGCATTTATCAAAATGTTTCCTGGCAGCCGCCGGCCGCCGGACTGACCGTTATCTGCGGTGAAAATGAAAGCGGCAAAACGACGCTGCTGCAATTTGTGCGCGACATGCTGTTCGGTTATCGCCGCGGCAAACGGCGCGGCCGCAAAGGCAATTTGGCGGTCGAGCTTGCGAACGGTCGCGTGTATCGCATTCATCGCGATGAAGGGGAAACGAAAGTCACGGATGATCGTTTGGAAACCGTCATCGGCGAACCGGCGGATTTGTGGTGGAACGGTTTGGATCGCAATACGTATGAGCAGGTTTTCGCGATCGGACTGGAAGATCTGCAGGGAGCGGCGATTCTCGCTCAAGATGATGTCCGCGCCGGTTTTTTGAGCATGCAAGGCGGCGAGCAGCTGGCGCGCACGCAGCGGGAAGTGGCGAACGCGCGGGAAGAGTTGCTGGTGGCGTCACCGCAGGGCAAACGCGTCATCAATCAATTGTTGAACGATTGGCAAAAGGCGCAAAATGATGTCGCGACGCTGGCCGGGGAAGAGGAAGAATTCGCCGCCATTCGTCGTGAACAAAACGAAGTCGATTCGCAAATCAAAGCGGCGGAAGAAGCCATTGCCGCACTCGATGTGCGCGATCGCACGATGGATAAACAGATCGGCGCGTGGGAATACTATCGGGAAGGCATCGAAACGAAACGGCGCCTGGATTTGTGCAGCACGATCGAGCATTTTCCCGCCGACGGCAAAGAGCGCTGGAATAAATTGGTGCAGCGCATGGCGGATGTCAACGAGCAGCGCGAAGCGGTACAACAAAAACTCGCGGCGATTGCGCCGACCGCGCGGCAGGATGTAGTGACGCTCGAACCGGAGCGCGATGAAATCGCCGCGCTCTATCGGGAAAGCGAACGTTGGCGCGAACTGCGAAATGAAGAGATCGCGAAAAACGAGGCGCTGGCCGCTTGGCAGCAGGAATTTGCGGCGCGCACGGAAGCTATGGCCGCGTGGCCGGGGACGGAAGCTGCGAAACTTGGCACCGTTGACTGGACGAAAGGGCGGGAGCTTGCGGCGCAGTTGCTGCGGCGTGATAACGAACTCCATTACTGGGAAAATGATGAGCCGGTGATCGAAAGCGCGCAGGAAATCAAAACGGACGACGTACCGCGCCTGACCGATGAAGGCGAATTCCAAAAGTGGGAGCAGGAAGGGCAGGAAATGTTACTGCTCGCGCGTGAAAAGAAGCACTTAACCGATGAGATCGAGTGGTTGGAAACGCTTCCGGTCAAACGGTATTCCGCGTTTTTCTGGCTGGGCTTTTTACTCGTGCTGGGAGCGCTCGCGGCGTTTTATCTTTACTTCACCGGCGGTCTCGGCATGGAGGCATTGTACATTGTCGGCGGCGCGTTGGCGCTTTCCCTGCTGTGCTTTTATTGGAACTATCGCAAGAGTCATCAAAATGAATATCGTCTGGCTAAACTGAACGCGCGACTGGCGGAACTGCAGGCGCGGCAGACGGAATTGGCGCAAGGTCTGGAGCTTGCCGTTCCGGAAACGGAAAGCGAACTCGAAAATTTTCGGCAGGAACTGGAAACGGCGCGCCGCGATTTTTATCGCTACCAAACGCAACTGCAGGCGATCTCCTGGCAGGCGGAAAGCGAACGCCGGCAGCGCTTAGAACATGAAAAATGGGCCGCGCGCGGCGCGAAATTGCGCGCCGATCGAGAAGTTTCCGAGGAAGCGTGGACGAAGTGGCTGGCGGCTGAACATTTGCCGCCGACGGAGGCGACGCAACTCGATTTGCGTCAGGCGCAATGGCAGGAACTTTTCACGGCCAAAGGCGAAGGCGAAATTTTGCGCGTGCAGTTGGAGCGGATTGACCGGCAATTGACCTCCTACACCGAGCGAACGGCATCGCTTTTGCAACGCATCGGCGAAACCGCGCCGGCGGCACCGGAAACGATCATCGAATTGGCGGATCGCTATCAGGAGCAGATGCTGCAATGGCAAAGTTTGCAGGAAAAAAATCGGCGCCATGAAGAATTATCTAAAGAAAAAGCGTTGCTCGATGAGCGTTGGACATTGTGCGAGAACGAAATGAACGCGTTGCTCGCGCTGGTGAACGCCAAAGACGCCGCGGAGTTCGTCGACAAAGTGAGCGCGTATGAAGAATGCGACCAGCTGCGCAAAGATTACGAACGCGTACGGCAAAATCTGCGACTGTACGCGGGTAGCGAAGCAGAATTTAACCGCCTCTGGCTACAGCTGGAAACCGGCGCGTATGAAACGTGGCTGGATCGGCGCGATCAGTACGAACGCTCGCTCAGTCAGCGCAAAACCGAGCTCACGCAACTGCGCCAACGGGAAGGCGCGTTGCAAAGCGAATTGGCGCGTTTGATCAAAGACGATCGCCTCACCAAAGCGCTGGAACGTCGCGCCCAAGTGGAAACGCAACTGCAGGCGGCCGTGGACGATTACCTCGCGCTCGTCGTGAGCGAATACTTGCTTGATGAAGCGCGTCGCGCCTATGAAGCGGACGGCAAACCGAATGTGATTGCGCGCGCCGGACAGTACCTCTCGCAGATGACGAGCGGCCGCTACACGCTCGCGCTGACCGCTGAGGGCGTCGTACAGACCATCGACAGCACGCACAGCACGAAAGAAGCTGCGATCTGGTCCAGCGGTACCGGCGATCAGGTGTATCTTGCGTTGCGCCTGGCGCTGGCACTCGCGTTCGGCGAAAAAACGGAACCGATGCCGATTATTTTAGATGATATTTTCGTGCGCTTTGATGAAACGCGGCAGCGGGAAACATTACGTTTTCTGCTGGCATTCGCGCGGACACGACAGGTATTGCTGTTCACCTGCCACCAACGCACCGCGGAATTGGCCAAAGAAGTGGATGCGGATAATCACGGCCATTACTATCGTTTGCGTTCCGGCACGATCAGCGCGGAATAA
- a CDS encoding transglycosylase domain-containing protein: MRFILVIALMLGGWWWWSAPPDDPAAPFGTLKEGVTSTADAMRDADPISFGQQLYDPHAAVESMIDRSTFVPAEEIPTTLKQAIIATEDKRFYTHGAIDLIGVARALVANYQAGETLQGGSTISQQTVKNLFLSHDRTWMRKTQEMLLASRLERVYSKEEILELYLNTIYYGAGAYGLQAAALTYFHCDARDLTPAQCTVLAGLPQAPSAYNPLAHFENAKARQRQVLDAMTEQGMLSPAEAKLLYAADLHLADATSEE; the protein is encoded by the coding sequence ATGCGCTTTATATTAGTGATTGCACTTATGCTGGGCGGTTGGTGGTGGTGGTCGGCTCCGCCTGACGATCCCGCGGCGCCATTCGGCACGCTCAAAGAGGGCGTGACGTCGACCGCCGACGCGATGCGGGATGCGGATCCGATCTCGTTCGGGCAGCAACTGTATGATCCGCACGCCGCCGTCGAGAGCATGATCGACCGATCGACTTTCGTGCCCGCCGAGGAAATTCCGACGACGCTGAAACAGGCGATCATCGCGACGGAAGACAAACGTTTTTACACTCACGGCGCCATTGATTTAATCGGCGTCGCGCGAGCGCTCGTCGCTAATTATCAGGCGGGTGAGACGCTGCAGGGCGGCAGTACGATTTCACAACAAACCGTGAAAAATTTGTTTCTCTCTCATGATCGCACGTGGATGCGCAAGACGCAGGAGATGTTGCTCGCAAGCCGTCTGGAACGCGTGTACAGTAAGGAAGAAATTTTGGAGTTGTATTTAAATACCATTTACTACGGCGCCGGCGCGTACGGTTTGCAGGCGGCCGCGCTGACCTATTTCCATTGCGACGCTCGCGATCTTACGCCGGCGCAATGCACCGTTTTGGCCGGTTTGCCGCAAGCGCCGAGCGCCTATAATCCGCTGGCCCATTTTGAAAACGCGAAGGCCCGCCAGCGCCAAGTGCTTGACGCGATGACCGAACAGGGCATGTTGAGCCCCGCGGAAGCGAAACTGTTGTACGCGGCGGATTTGCATCTCGCCGATGCGACGAGTGAAGAATAA
- the argH gene encoding argininosuccinate lyase, with the protein MKLWGGRFQEETALEVEAFTASIPFDKKLYREDIAGSIAHAQMLAANGIISEDDAAQIKDGLLKILTSIENGEFTFSIGLEDIHMNIESALTEAIGDAGKRLHTARSRNDQVALDMHLYMRRAIVETGEALLALLKTLKEVATDYQDVILPGYTHLQRAQPILLAQHLMAYFHMLARDFRRLEGCWQSADIMPLGAGALAGTTYPTQPEMVRDALGFKALYANSMDAVSDRDYLLEYLAMASIAMMHLSRLSEEIILWASSEYRFIELSDAFTTGSSIMPQKKNPDVSELVRGKTGRVYGHFIALATVMKGLPLAYNKDLQEDKEGVFDTVATLGFALRVYADMLRSMKVNRERMRAVLDDDFSNATDMADYLAKRGVPFREAHAIVGKAVHYCIENNKVLTDLTLSEFKTWSPAFDEDILDAISIEACIAARDTHGGTAPARVARQLEGAAKLLAVYEKIQAERAEKATLPLA; encoded by the coding sequence ATGAAACTGTGGGGCGGCCGCTTTCAGGAAGAAACGGCACTGGAGGTAGAAGCGTTTACCGCTTCGATTCCATTTGATAAAAAATTGTACCGCGAAGATATCGCAGGCTCGATCGCGCATGCGCAAATGCTTGCCGCGAACGGGATCATCAGTGAAGACGACGCGGCGCAAATCAAAGACGGCCTGTTGAAAATTTTAACATCGATTGAAAACGGCGAATTCACTTTTTCGATCGGTCTGGAAGATATTCACATGAATATCGAAAGCGCGCTGACGGAGGCGATCGGCGATGCGGGCAAACGCTTGCACACCGCACGCAGCCGTAACGATCAGGTCGCGCTCGATATGCATTTATACATGCGGCGCGCGATTGTGGAAACGGGTGAGGCGCTGCTGGCGCTCCTGAAGACGCTCAAAGAGGTCGCGACAGATTACCAAGATGTCATCTTGCCGGGGTACACGCATTTGCAAAGGGCGCAACCCATTTTACTCGCGCAACATCTCATGGCGTACTTCCATATGCTGGCGCGCGATTTCCGTCGGCTCGAAGGTTGCTGGCAGAGCGCGGATATCATGCCGCTCGGTGCGGGCGCGCTCGCCGGCACGACGTATCCGACACAGCCGGAAATGGTCCGCGACGCGCTCGGTTTCAAAGCGCTCTACGCCAACAGCATGGACGCGGTCAGCGATCGCGACTATTTGCTTGAATATCTCGCCATGGCCTCAATCGCCATGATGCATTTGTCGCGCCTTTCGGAGGAAATCATCTTGTGGGCGTCGTCCGAGTATCGTTTCATTGAACTTTCCGACGCGTTTACCACCGGCTCGTCCATCATGCCGCAAAAGAAAAATCCGGACGTGAGTGAGCTCGTGCGTGGTAAAACCGGCCGTGTTTACGGTCATTTCATTGCGCTGGCGACGGTCATGAAAGGCTTGCCGCTCGCGTACAATAAAGATTTGCAGGAAGATAAGGAAGGCGTGTTTGACACGGTCGCGACCCTCGGTTTCGCGCTGCGGGTTTACGCCGATATGCTGCGTTCCATGAAAGTCAATCGGGAACGGATGCGAGCCGTGCTGGACGACGATTTTTCCAACGCGACCGACATGGCGGATTACCTTGCCAAACGCGGCGTGCCGTTCCGTGAAGCGCACGCGATCGTGGGCAAGGCGGTGCATTATTGCATTGAAAACAATAAAGTATTAACCGATCTGACGCTTTCGGAATTCAAAACATGGAGTCCGGCGTTCGATGAGGATATTTTGGACGCGATTTCGATCGAAGCGTGCATCGCCGCGCGCGATACGCACGGCGGTACAGCGCCGGCGCGCGTGGCGCGGCAACTCGAAGGCGCCGCCAAGTTGCTCGCCGTGTACGAAAAGATCCAGGCGGAACGCGCCGAGAAAGCGACATTGCCGCTCGCGTAA